One window of Thermococcus sp. Bubb.Bath genomic DNA carries:
- a CDS encoding nitroreductase family protein, which produces MRVLELAKRRKTVRRFLPDRPPKEDILNAIKAAKEAPSGMNAQPWKFVVVDDDWLKAKIREVCEREEEKFYSKTKGDLMAWLNSEGFKPEKPFLSEAPCLILVFGHTKAPYWLQSTWIAVGYLLLALEELGLGTVTYTPPNPKPVEEVLNAPDGYKLQTVLPVGYPADPKPKYERKKLEDVVSFNGF; this is translated from the coding sequence ATGCGCGTCCTCGAGCTGGCGAAGAGACGAAAGACCGTCAGGCGGTTCCTACCGGATAGACCGCCAAAAGAAGACATCCTGAATGCGATTAAAGCAGCCAAGGAAGCCCCCTCCGGGATGAACGCTCAGCCCTGGAAGTTCGTGGTTGTTGATGACGACTGGCTGAAGGCCAAAATCCGTGAAGTCTGCGAGAGGGAAGAGGAGAAGTTCTACTCAAAAACTAAAGGTGACCTGATGGCCTGGCTGAACTCGGAGGGCTTTAAGCCGGAGAAGCCGTTCTTGAGCGAGGCACCGTGCCTAATTCTCGTCTTCGGCCACACGAAGGCCCCTTACTGGCTCCAGTCAACGTGGATAGCCGTCGGCTACCTCCTGCTCGCACTCGAAGAGCTCGGCCTCGGGACTGTAACCTACACGCCACCCAATCCAAAACCCGTGGAGGAAGTCCTAAACGCCCCCGATGGGTACAAGCTCCAGACGGTACTGCCAGTTGGATATCCAGCGGATCCAAAGCCAAAATACGAGAGAAAGAAGCTGGAGGATGTGGTGAGCTTCAACGGCTTTTAA
- the proC gene encoding pyrroline-5-carboxylate reductase yields the protein MKVAVIGAGTIGSAVAKALSEAGHEVVATRRKVEKAKWLEEYGVEVTDDNIRASEWAEVVFLAVKPNKVSQVLGEIGRNLKGKLLVSLAAGIGLDHLKRLAPGSRVVRAMPNIAVLVKESFTAYSTDLNGKDVELVETLFSSFGKCIHVEEEHMDAITGLSGSGPAYVAVFLEAMIYGGLRVGLPREVARIASLQTLLGTAKLLMETDKHPAEVREWVITPGGTTIDGIFELEEGRVRTAVMKAIDAATKKSRILSKRL from the coding sequence ATGAAGGTGGCTGTTATAGGTGCGGGAACCATTGGGAGCGCCGTTGCGAAGGCCCTGAGCGAGGCCGGTCACGAGGTGGTGGCCACCAGGAGGAAAGTAGAGAAGGCTAAGTGGCTTGAGGAATACGGCGTTGAGGTTACCGACGACAACATCAGGGCGAGCGAATGGGCGGAGGTCGTGTTTCTGGCCGTTAAGCCCAACAAGGTTTCCCAGGTTCTCGGGGAAATAGGGAGGAACCTCAAGGGGAAGCTTCTTGTGTCGCTCGCAGCCGGAATAGGGCTTGACCACCTCAAAAGGCTCGCGCCGGGTTCCAGGGTCGTTAGGGCGATGCCTAACATAGCCGTTCTCGTGAAGGAATCATTTACAGCCTATTCAACTGACCTCAATGGAAAGGATGTTGAACTTGTGGAGACCCTCTTCTCCTCCTTTGGAAAATGTATCCATGTCGAGGAGGAGCACATGGACGCCATAACTGGACTCAGCGGTTCTGGACCGGCCTACGTTGCGGTCTTCCTTGAGGCCATGATCTACGGTGGTTTGAGAGTTGGCCTGCCAAGGGAAGTTGCGAGGATAGCCTCCCTCCAGACCCTCCTCGGAACCGCAAAACTCCTCATGGAGACGGATAAGCATCCCGCCGAGGTCAGGGAGTGGGTTATAACCCCCGGTGGAACGACGATAGATGGGATTTTCGAGCTTGAAGAAGGTCGGGTAAGGACGGCCGTGATGAAGGCTATAGACGCCGCCACCAAAAAGTCAAGGATACTCTCGAAGAGGCTTTAA
- a CDS encoding dual specificity protein phosphatase family protein, translating to MWLSAKFVDNNVAFSRMPTEKELDEVAEDFDAVVVLVGKYELPYSIDEWKKRGVEVLHSPIADFTAPSLEQLLKILLWIEKRVNVGKKVLIHCMGGLGRSGTVAVAWLMYSKGLSLRKALMRVRSLRPGAVETWEQMGVLKELDTFLSKRQK from the coding sequence ATGTGGCTTTCCGCCAAGTTCGTGGATAATAATGTAGCCTTCTCACGGATGCCGACGGAGAAGGAGCTCGACGAGGTTGCTGAGGACTTCGATGCGGTGGTGGTTCTCGTTGGAAAGTACGAGCTTCCTTATTCGATTGATGAGTGGAAAAAGAGGGGTGTAGAAGTCCTCCACAGCCCGATAGCAGACTTCACGGCCCCGTCCCTTGAGCAGCTCCTCAAAATTCTCCTCTGGATTGAGAAGCGGGTTAATGTTGGCAAAAAAGTTCTAATCCACTGCATGGGCGGCCTGGGGAGGAGCGGAACGGTGGCGGTCGCGTGGCTCATGTACTCAAAGGGGCTGTCTTTGAGAAAGGCACTGATGAGGGTTCGCTCACTCCGTCCGGGGGCAGTAGAGACATGGGAGCAGATGGGAGTTTTAAAAGAGCTCGATACTTTTCTGTCAAAACGACAAAAATAA
- the metG gene encoding methionine--tRNA ligase subunit beta, translating into MKLYDVDEFWKFDLRVGLVKRAEKLKRTKKLIKLDVDLGKEERTIITGIADQYSPEELEGKKFVFVLNLKPKKLSGVESWGMLIVAETEEGKVYLLPVPEEVPVGTRVW; encoded by the coding sequence ATGAAGCTCTACGACGTTGATGAATTCTGGAAGTTTGACCTCCGCGTCGGCCTCGTTAAGAGGGCCGAGAAGCTGAAGAGGACGAAGAAGCTCATCAAGCTCGACGTTGACTTAGGCAAGGAAGAGCGGACGATAATAACGGGCATAGCCGACCAGTACTCACCGGAAGAGCTTGAGGGAAAGAAGTTCGTCTTCGTCCTTAACCTGAAGCCGAAGAAGCTCTCCGGAGTCGAGAGCTGGGGAATGCTCATCGTTGCGGAAACGGAGGAAGGAAAAGTCTACCTCCTACCGGTTCCCGAAGAGGTGCCTGTTGGGACGAGGGTGTGGTGA
- a CDS encoding carbon-nitrogen hydrolase family protein, translating to MKVVLIPMRVEDGNFKANWEEFKRRFIEALEYNPDFLIFPEYCLTGFEEWDFSGARLYDEIVERVSELARENGVYIVFGLLEPYKNCVYNSALLIGRSGEILLKHRKFQEPYKFCTGNTVRTVRTEFGKVSIIICGDLYNKRIAKWVRRKKPDILLVPMEYSPEYGELNEEDIEAMSERVRALGVRTFIVNSFPPGGAWVFENDGILVAESRGDEILLWDGQP from the coding sequence ATGAAGGTAGTGCTAATCCCGATGAGGGTTGAGGATGGGAACTTCAAGGCCAACTGGGAGGAGTTCAAAAGACGTTTCATCGAGGCCTTAGAATACAACCCAGATTTCCTCATTTTTCCGGAGTACTGCCTCACCGGCTTTGAGGAGTGGGACTTCTCTGGAGCGAGGCTTTACGATGAAATTGTCGAGAGGGTGAGCGAGCTGGCAAGAGAGAACGGTGTTTACATAGTCTTCGGCCTTCTTGAGCCCTACAAGAACTGCGTCTACAATTCCGCCCTGCTCATCGGGCGGAGCGGAGAAATCCTTCTAAAGCACCGCAAGTTCCAGGAGCCCTACAAGTTCTGCACTGGCAACACGGTGAGGACTGTCAGAACGGAGTTTGGAAAGGTTTCAATCATCATCTGCGGCGACCTATACAACAAGCGCATAGCCAAGTGGGTGCGGAGGAAAAAGCCGGACATCCTCCTCGTGCCCATGGAGTATTCGCCCGAATACGGAGAACTAAACGAAGAGGACATCGAGGCCATGTCCGAGCGTGTTAGGGCCCTTGGAGTTAGGACGTTCATCGTTAACAGCTTCCCGCCCGGCGGCGCGTGGGTCTTTGAGAATGATGGGATCTTGGTTGCCGAGAGCAGGGGAGATGAAATCCTCCTCTGGGATGGGCAACCCTAA
- a CDS encoding MFS transporter produces the protein MDLIKKFKLLIALINTGFLGNLLVIYFLSKGFSYAQIGLETSVGVLGAFLFEVPTGVVGDKISRKLSVLIGFTIHALGTVVLLFLRNFPMLLLYVLISSLGAAFVSGSFEAWLFDDLKHIGREKEYRKVMRDAKSITIPLLATALVTGAFLAQFYGFTLPLVLSLIVELSAVVLIISIPEYEFKKTEKAYLGHALSSLGELFQPRLFWLILLSIVVSMQANQFRKFFEPYLGEVLARSLRTTLMGTLGLLGVVEVTVRTVPRLIGVRLRDPWSRRAYSLAPLLLPILTVLSVVYTNPLWIVILGITLTILTAAFGFNLNVEFQHRIPSEKRATLLSLDKMLAGLVMAVFYAVYGFAVDKLGLPEARLTFAVVLLVLGAGFKAGEVMGFLGEHLRLSHLEEGS, from the coding sequence ATGGATTTAATCAAGAAGTTCAAGCTCCTAATAGCCTTGATAAACACGGGCTTCCTTGGAAACCTGCTCGTTATCTACTTCCTCTCCAAAGGTTTCAGCTACGCCCAGATAGGCCTTGAGACCTCAGTGGGGGTTTTAGGAGCTTTCCTCTTCGAGGTCCCCACGGGGGTCGTCGGCGACAAAATAAGCAGGAAGCTGAGCGTCCTCATAGGCTTCACTATACACGCCCTCGGAACGGTTGTTCTTCTCTTCCTCAGGAACTTTCCTATGCTCCTCTTATATGTGCTCATCTCCTCCCTGGGCGCCGCCTTTGTCAGCGGGAGCTTTGAAGCGTGGCTTTTCGACGACCTGAAGCACATCGGCAGGGAAAAGGAATACAGGAAGGTAATGAGGGACGCGAAGAGCATAACCATCCCCCTCTTGGCAACGGCGCTGGTAACCGGTGCCTTTCTGGCGCAGTTCTACGGCTTCACCCTGCCCCTCGTCCTGAGCCTCATCGTTGAGCTTTCGGCGGTGGTATTAATCATCTCAATCCCGGAGTACGAGTTCAAGAAAACGGAGAAGGCTTATCTGGGTCACGCTCTCTCTTCACTAGGGGAGCTCTTTCAGCCGAGGCTCTTCTGGCTCATCCTCCTTTCGATCGTCGTGAGCATGCAGGCCAACCAGTTCAGGAAGTTCTTCGAGCCTTACCTTGGGGAGGTACTCGCAAGAAGTCTCAGAACTACGCTCATGGGCACCCTGGGGCTCTTAGGTGTGGTCGAGGTCACCGTTAGGACGGTTCCAAGGCTCATCGGCGTCCGCCTCCGCGACCCCTGGAGCAGGCGGGCGTACTCATTGGCTCCCCTTCTCCTTCCTATACTAACAGTTCTATCCGTGGTTTACACCAACCCTCTCTGGATAGTCATCCTCGGAATAACCCTCACAATCCTAACGGCGGCCTTCGGCTTCAACCTGAACGTGGAGTTCCAGCACAGGATACCGAGCGAGAAGAGGGCTACCCTGCTTTCCCTTGACAAGATGCTCGCGGGCCTTGTGATGGCGGTTTTCTACGCCGTCTACGGCTTTGCTGTGGACAAACTGGGCCTGCCGGAGGCAAGGCTGACGTTCGCCGTGGTACTGCTGGTGCTTGGTGCCGGCTTCAAGGCGGGGGAAGTCATGGGATTCCTGGGGGAGCACCTGAGATTGAGTCATCTGGAGGAGGGAAGCTGA
- a CDS encoding MinD/ParA family protein — MTGRGGAGKTTTTSNLGVYFSGRGIDTLLIDGDLFLPKLSLHFGIDNPAVNVHSILRNPRINPFDAIYRDPRTGVHLVPGSPNIYDVLHLDHSHLVEIVSEYSKSYNVVIVDSPVGIPFDALPTFNIMEYQIVVLELERSPIYSLKVMLENELLKLKAIGDEFGLKVGVVINKVREARRDIDDVVDFIEEVVGVPVLGVVALDDHVPLAINYGMPVLAKFPRAQASKDFRALGENVYQWLFKGEGGSEKRRKLRHFLYDLSDVLHRITHWS; from the coding sequence GTGACCGGAAGGGGAGGTGCAGGGAAAACAACTACCACGAGCAACTTAGGGGTATACTTTTCTGGAAGGGGCATTGATACCCTCCTTATCGACGGCGACCTATTCCTCCCCAAACTATCGCTTCACTTTGGTATTGATAATCCCGCAGTGAACGTCCACTCAATTCTACGGAATCCTCGAATAAACCCTTTTGATGCCATTTACAGGGACCCCAGGACGGGAGTCCATCTCGTACCTGGGAGCCCCAACATTTACGACGTCCTCCACCTCGATCACAGTCATCTTGTGGAGATTGTCTCAGAATACTCGAAGAGCTACAACGTTGTTATTGTGGACTCCCCGGTAGGGATACCCTTCGACGCCCTTCCCACGTTTAACATTATGGAATACCAGATTGTAGTTCTGGAGCTTGAGAGATCCCCAATTTACAGCCTCAAAGTGATGCTTGAGAACGAGTTGTTGAAGCTAAAGGCAATAGGGGACGAGTTCGGGCTCAAAGTGGGGGTAGTCATAAACAAAGTTCGAGAGGCACGGAGGGATATAGATGATGTTGTGGACTTCATTGAAGAAGTCGTTGGAGTCCCCGTCCTGGGTGTCGTGGCTCTGGACGACCACGTTCCCCTCGCCATCAACTATGGCATGCCCGTTCTTGCAAAGTTCCCCCGCGCCCAGGCGTCAAAGGACTTTAGGGCACTGGGTGAGAACGTGTATCAATGGCTCTTCAAGGGCGAGGGAGGAAGTGAGAAGAGAAGAAAATTAAGGCACTTTCTTTATGACCTCTCTGACGTCCTACATCGCATCACTCACTGGAGTTGA
- the pyrE gene encoding orotate phosphoribosyltransferase, which translates to MNSEMETGKREMLIKSFFNEGAILFGRFVLTSGKESDYYINVKKLTTNPKALKLIAKLMTERIEEAGIEFDRVAGPELGAVPIATALALETGKPLVIVRKKPKGHGTGSQIEGEVKPGERVLLVEDVTTTGGSVLKAAGIIESLGGEIAAISVVVDREEGAERAITKKGYSFVPLIRVSELLSFNSSE; encoded by the coding sequence ATGAATTCTGAAATGGAAACGGGAAAAAGGGAGATGCTGATAAAGTCCTTCTTCAATGAGGGTGCTATACTATTTGGCCGCTTCGTCCTGACCTCAGGGAAGGAGAGTGATTATTATATCAACGTAAAAAAGCTCACCACCAATCCAAAGGCTCTGAAGCTTATAGCGAAGCTCATGACCGAGAGGATAGAAGAAGCTGGAATAGAGTTCGACCGCGTTGCCGGCCCGGAGCTTGGGGCAGTCCCGATAGCAACTGCGCTCGCCCTTGAAACCGGAAAGCCCCTGGTTATAGTCAGGAAAAAGCCCAAGGGACACGGAACCGGAAGTCAGATAGAGGGGGAGGTAAAGCCTGGGGAAAGGGTTCTCCTCGTTGAGGACGTGACGACCACGGGTGGAAGCGTCTTAAAGGCTGCAGGCATTATCGAGTCCCTTGGTGGAGAGATAGCCGCGATATCCGTGGTAGTGGACAGGGAAGAAGGCGCAGAAAGGGCCATAACCAAAAAAGGGTACTCCTTTGTTCCACTCATTAGGGTATCAGAGCTTCTCTCCTTCAACTCCAGTGAGTGA
- a CDS encoding slipin family protein codes for MGIGTIVLGTILLFVLIILASAIKIVKEYERAVIFRLGRVVGARGPGLFFIIPVFEKAYIVDLRTRVLDVPVQETITKDNVPVKVNAVVYFRVVDPVKAVTRVANYIMATSQIAQTTLRSVIGQAHLDELLSEREKLNMELQKIIDEATDPWGIKVSTVEIKDVELPAGMQRAMAKQAEAERERRARITLAEAERQAAEKLRDAAEIVSQHPMALQLRTLQTISDVASDKSNVIVLPLPMEMLKLFKSFSDAGEAFKKLVEEKEASE; via the coding sequence ATGGGAATTGGAACTATAGTTCTTGGAACAATTTTGCTTTTTGTTTTGATAATTCTGGCAAGTGCCATAAAGATAGTGAAGGAGTACGAGAGGGCAGTGATATTCAGGCTTGGTAGAGTCGTCGGTGCAAGGGGACCCGGGCTGTTCTTTATCATACCGGTGTTCGAAAAAGCATACATCGTTGACCTGCGTACGCGCGTTCTCGACGTTCCAGTTCAGGAGACTATCACAAAGGACAACGTTCCGGTTAAGGTGAATGCAGTAGTCTACTTCCGTGTTGTCGACCCGGTAAAGGCCGTCACTCGGGTTGCAAACTACATAATGGCCACGAGTCAGATAGCCCAGACAACGTTGAGGAGCGTTATAGGTCAGGCTCACCTCGACGAGCTCCTGAGCGAGAGGGAGAAGCTTAACATGGAGCTCCAGAAGATAATTGACGAGGCTACCGACCCCTGGGGCATAAAGGTGTCCACCGTCGAGATAAAGGACGTCGAGCTTCCCGCTGGAATGCAGAGGGCTATGGCCAAGCAGGCGGAGGCCGAGCGTGAGAGGAGGGCAAGGATAACTCTGGCAGAAGCCGAGAGACAGGCCGCTGAGAAGCTCCGCGATGCAGCCGAGATAGTGTCCCAGCACCCGATGGCGCTCCAGCTCAGAACCCTCCAGACCATCAGCGACGTGGCCAGTGATAAGAGCAACGTTATCGTCCTGCCGCTCCCGATGGAGATGCTCAAGCTCTTCAAGAGCTTCTCAGATGCGGGAGAGGCCTTTAAAAAGCTCGTCGAGGAGAAAGAGGCCTCCGAGTGA
- a CDS encoding nodulation protein NfeD — MVLGITMKRSLLIILSIFLLFTVLALPVSSSDGGGRKVYVAKFEGVITSYSVDQFSRYISLAEENNAEALIIEIDTPGGQGDAMQEIIQRIQESKVPVIIYVYPRGAIAASAGTYIALGSHLIAMAPATSIGACEPILGYASNGSIIKAPQKIRNFYIAYIRSLAEASGRNETAAELFITEDLSLTPEEALKDHVIEITASNVDELLQKANGMRTKIPVAGKGYVTLNFTDTRIITVGPSLKDDVIRYISDPTVAYVLLNIGILGLIFGFITPGWHVPETVGAILLVLGIIGLGYFGYNSAGLVLIFLAVIFFIAEALTPTFGLFTVAGVITMILGGILLFGSSNEYLIKESTFSNLRLVIILIAVLLGLFFAFGVATIVRDRRKKVQTGKEEMIGEVGKVVQELNPEGMVKVHGELWKAESRNGEPIKPGERIKVVGMRGLTLIVEREGENNNEPSFGEPERKEV; from the coding sequence ATGGTGTTAGGGATAACCATGAAGCGCTCCCTCTTAATAATCCTCTCAATTTTCCTTCTGTTTACAGTTCTGGCCCTCCCGGTGAGCTCGTCCGATGGTGGGGGAAGGAAGGTATACGTGGCCAAGTTCGAGGGGGTGATAACGAGCTACTCCGTTGACCAGTTCTCCAGGTACATCTCCCTCGCCGAGGAGAACAACGCTGAAGCCCTCATCATTGAGATTGATACTCCCGGAGGCCAGGGGGACGCGATGCAGGAAATAATCCAGAGGATTCAGGAGTCAAAAGTTCCGGTGATAATCTACGTCTACCCAAGGGGCGCCATCGCGGCATCGGCCGGGACGTACATAGCACTGGGATCCCACCTCATAGCGATGGCCCCGGCAACTAGCATAGGCGCCTGCGAGCCGATACTCGGCTACGCGTCGAACGGGAGCATAATAAAGGCGCCCCAGAAGATCAGGAACTTCTACATCGCCTACATCAGGAGCCTCGCGGAGGCCAGCGGAAGGAACGAAACTGCGGCGGAGCTCTTCATAACGGAGGACCTGAGCTTAACCCCAGAGGAAGCTCTCAAAGACCATGTAATCGAGATAACCGCCAGCAACGTCGACGAACTCCTTCAAAAGGCCAACGGGATGAGAACCAAGATTCCCGTGGCCGGGAAGGGCTACGTAACCCTCAACTTCACGGACACCAGAATAATCACTGTGGGCCCCTCTCTCAAGGACGATGTCATCAGGTACATCTCAGATCCAACGGTGGCCTACGTTCTTCTCAACATAGGTATCCTTGGCCTAATATTTGGCTTTATAACGCCCGGCTGGCACGTTCCTGAGACAGTTGGAGCCATTCTCCTGGTTCTGGGCATTATAGGGCTGGGCTACTTTGGATACAACAGCGCTGGTCTTGTGCTGATATTCCTCGCGGTGATCTTCTTCATAGCTGAGGCACTAACACCGACGTTTGGCCTGTTCACCGTTGCGGGGGTGATTACCATGATACTTGGGGGTATCCTGCTCTTCGGAAGCAGCAATGAGTATCTCATCAAAGAATCTACTTTCTCAAACCTGCGCCTGGTCATAATCCTAATCGCAGTCCTCCTTGGCCTGTTCTTTGCCTTCGGCGTTGCGACGATAGTTAGGGACAGACGCAAGAAAGTCCAGACCGGAAAGGAGGAGATGATAGGTGAGGTTGGAAAGGTTGTTCAGGAGCTGAACCCTGAGGGAATGGTTAAGGTACACGGGGAGCTGTGGAAGGCGGAGAGCAGGAACGGGGAGCCCATAAAACCCGGGGAGAGGATTAAGGTCGTTGGAATGAGGGGGCTCACTCTCATAGTCGAAAGAGAGGGGGAGAATAACAATGAACCCTCCTTCGGGGAACCTGAAAGAAAGGAGGTGTGA
- a CDS encoding DUF835 domain-containing protein, protein MAMNAVKVLLSLVTGAIVGAIQDYPRLPARDNFQIVSSPGKVREEDAFLVGRPGVRVPPAWSPLFVSSAPGFIDPGEFPRILEEIVKSLRENPKRAVVITCPEYLALYNGFRALLKFLHTVRDYAMLNGGRVYLVTDKDVWNEKEYAMLTGLEV, encoded by the coding sequence ATGGCTATGAACGCTGTGAAGGTGCTACTGTCTCTGGTCACTGGTGCGATCGTTGGGGCGATTCAGGATTATCCCCGCCTACCAGCTAGAGACAACTTCCAGATAGTGAGCTCCCCGGGGAAGGTAAGAGAGGAGGATGCTTTTCTGGTGGGAAGGCCCGGCGTGAGAGTGCCTCCAGCGTGGAGTCCCCTTTTTGTGAGCTCAGCCCCGGGCTTCATCGACCCCGGGGAGTTCCCTCGAATACTTGAGGAGATAGTGAAAAGCCTGAGGGAGAACCCGAAGCGGGCCGTAGTTATAACCTGCCCGGAATACTTGGCCCTCTACAACGGGTTTAGGGCCCTGCTGAAGTTCCTCCATACGGTCAGAGACTACGCCATGCTCAACGGCGGCAGGGTGTACCTAGTAACTGACAAGGACGTATGGAACGAGAAGGAGTACGCAATGCTTACGGGGCTTGAGGTTTAG
- the serK gene encoding L-serine kinase SerK, whose amino-acid sequence MGVEKVPKYDIPTKKVDYVFIELDKMKPHEQLVQKELEAFIESVTGSGIFWKPMLLAKVPGEDTYLIVDGHHRWAGLQKLGAKKAPSVILDYFSDDVKVYTWYPAFKGDLNEVVERLNVEGLDVIEDPEAEEKAERGEIAFALVGEKSFAVPGGLDEQKKVSKVLDEMSVEGKIELIYYGLKEDAREDMNRGEIDYVFIRKSPSKEEVMELVKRGEVYSPKTTRHVLPFNPDKIDVKLEELF is encoded by the coding sequence ATGGGAGTTGAAAAGGTTCCGAAGTACGACATACCCACGAAGAAGGTTGATTACGTTTTTATCGAGCTTGACAAGATGAAGCCCCACGAGCAGCTCGTTCAGAAGGAGCTTGAAGCGTTCATCGAGAGCGTCACCGGCTCCGGAATCTTCTGGAAGCCCATGCTCCTCGCGAAGGTTCCCGGCGAGGATACCTACCTCATCGTCGACGGTCACCACCGCTGGGCCGGTCTCCAGAAGCTCGGAGCCAAGAAGGCCCCGTCAGTCATTCTCGACTACTTCAGCGACGATGTGAAAGTCTACACCTGGTACCCGGCCTTCAAGGGCGACCTCAACGAGGTGGTTGAGAGGCTTAATGTGGAGGGTCTTGATGTCATCGAGGACCCAGAAGCGGAGGAGAAAGCAGAGAGGGGCGAGATAGCCTTCGCCCTAGTTGGAGAGAAGAGCTTCGCCGTTCCCGGCGGTCTTGACGAGCAGAAGAAGGTCAGCAAAGTCCTCGACGAGATGAGCGTCGAGGGCAAGATTGAGCTCATCTACTACGGCCTCAAGGAAGATGCGAGGGAGGACATGAACAGGGGCGAGATAGACTACGTCTTCATCAGAAAGTCCCCGAGCAAGGAAGAGGTTATGGAGCTCGTCAAGCGCGGTGAGGTCTATTCACCCAAGACCACAAGGCACGTCCTTCCGTTCAACCCGGACAAGATAGATGTAAAGCTTGAAGAGCTGTTCTGA
- a CDS encoding universal stress protein: MFRKVLFPTDFSEGAYKAAKRFEKTNEARVGEVVLLHVVDEGTIEDLMNGYSLLYDSEEVELKDVEEKLKEKVMEKLQAKVEDVKRVFKTENVKPVVRSGIPWEEIAKVAEEEDVSLILLPTHGKLGFSKELLGSTAMRVVKKTFRPVLLLKPKCRCGGEEE; encoded by the coding sequence ATGTTCCGGAAAGTACTGTTTCCAACGGATTTCAGCGAAGGCGCCTACAAGGCCGCCAAACGCTTTGAGAAGACGAACGAGGCCAGGGTCGGTGAGGTCGTCCTGCTCCACGTCGTAGACGAGGGGACCATCGAAGACCTCATGAACGGCTACTCCCTTCTCTACGATAGTGAAGAGGTTGAGCTAAAGGACGTCGAGGAGAAGCTAAAGGAGAAGGTCATGGAAAAGCTCCAGGCCAAAGTGGAGGACGTCAAGAGGGTCTTCAAGACCGAAAACGTCAAGCCCGTTGTGAGGTCCGGAATCCCCTGGGAGGAGATAGCCAAAGTGGCAGAGGAAGAGGATGTCTCGCTCATACTCTTACCCACCCATGGGAAGCTCGGCTTCTCCAAGGAGCTCCTCGGTTCAACGGCCATGCGCGTCGTAAAGAAGACCTTCCGGCCCGTTCTGCTCCTCAAGCCAAAGTGCAGGTGCGGAGGTGAAGAGGAATGA
- a CDS encoding arsenic resistance protein has translation MNWLKLKNHLDKYLPVYVILAMIAGFYVGKNVNLKPYHETLKTLNMLVVISMIYPMMINLRLGELKNSAKLGKQLAIALAMGLVISPLIMYGAIWLTELFRPVNHMLALGLLLATVVPCSSMSIAYTGFTKGNLELATIVVALSFTLAIVTVPGWLKVFASSYHVSISVWLLVKTILIVVITPMILGVLTRWYLLNKLGPEGFLRIKPAFPAISLLGMYTIVFLIFMEKAKMIASKPSIVALALVPLTLYYLIALLFMTLTDRAIGIPYKDHMAMTFTSVGKNEGTAMAIALAAGTGLMAIGPAVTPIIQLPFLVGYVKAWRGIAHFWKCKVEEKEVPTAA, from the coding sequence ATGAACTGGCTAAAGCTGAAGAACCACCTTGACAAATACCTCCCGGTTTATGTTATCCTTGCCATGATAGCGGGCTTCTACGTTGGAAAGAACGTCAACCTCAAGCCATACCACGAGACGCTTAAGACCCTTAATATGCTCGTCGTCATCAGTATGATTTACCCGATGATGATTAATCTGCGCCTCGGCGAGCTCAAGAACAGTGCGAAACTTGGAAAGCAGCTGGCCATAGCGCTGGCGATGGGACTGGTTATCTCACCCCTCATTATGTACGGCGCGATATGGCTCACAGAGTTGTTCCGCCCAGTAAACCACATGCTCGCTCTCGGTCTCCTCCTGGCCACTGTTGTTCCGTGCTCCTCGATGAGCATAGCATACACCGGCTTCACCAAGGGCAACCTTGAACTGGCAACCATAGTCGTTGCCCTTAGCTTCACGCTGGCAATAGTCACCGTCCCCGGATGGCTTAAAGTCTTCGCTTCCAGCTACCACGTCAGCATCTCAGTCTGGCTCCTTGTCAAGACCATTCTCATAGTCGTCATAACCCCAATGATACTCGGAGTTCTAACGAGATGGTACCTCCTCAACAAGCTCGGCCCGGAGGGCTTCCTGAGGATAAAGCCGGCCTTTCCGGCCATCTCGCTTCTCGGCATGTACACGATAGTCTTTCTCATCTTCATGGAGAAGGCCAAGATGATAGCCAGCAAACCGAGCATAGTTGCCCTCGCCCTTGTCCCACTGACCCTCTACTACCTCATCGCCCTCCTCTTCATGACCCTGACGGATAGGGCAATAGGGATACCCTACAAGGACCATATGGCAATGACCTTTACCTCCGTTGGAAAAAACGAGGGGACGGCAATGGCAATAGCGCTCGCAGCCGGAACCGGACTAATGGCCATCGGCCCTGCAGTTACTCCAATCATCCAGCTACCCTTTCTCGTCGGCTACGTGAAGGCATGGAGGGGGATAGCTCACTTCTGGAAGTGCAAGGTTGAGGAAAAGGAGGTGCCCACAGCAGCATGA